The DNA region CCATCCAGACCGGTCAGAACGTGGGCATGCAGACCATGGAGCAGTGCCTGGCCGATCTGGTGCGCCGCAACATCATCTCCGAAGCGGAGGCCGCCAAGGCGGCGCGCAAGGACGCCAAGTTCTGAGGCACCGGTAAGGGGTATTGCGGCGGGCATGATCGGGGCCGAAATGGCCGGCAAATTCGAAGGAGGAATTCATGGAGCGCGAACAAGCCCAGAAATTCATGCATGACCTGTTGCGCCTGATGGTGAGCAAGAAGGCATCGGACCTCTTCATCACCGCCGGCTTCCCCCCTGCGCTCAAGATCGACGGGCGGGTGGTGCCCGTCTCCAACCAGACCCTCACGCCGCAGCACACGGTGGAGCTGGCGCGCGCCATCATGAATGACAAACAGGCCTACGAATTCGAGTCCACCAAGGAGTGCAACTTTGCCATCTCGCCCCCCGACATCGGCCGTTTCCGCGTCAATGCCTTCGTCCAGCAGGGCCGCACCGGCATGGTGTTGCGCACCATCAACTCGGTCATCCCCACCTTCGAGGAGCTCGGCCTGCCTGAGGTGCTCAAGGACGTGGCCATGACCAAACGGGGGCTGGTGATCTTCGTCGGCGGCACGGGTTCGGGCAAATCCACGTCGCTTGCGGCGATGGTGGGCTACCGCAACGAAAACAGCCAGGGTCACATCATCACCATCGAAGACCCCATCGAATACGTCCACGAGCACAAGAAGTGCATCATCACCCAGCGGGAGGTGGGGGTGGATACCGACGACTGGTTCTCTGCCCTGAAAAACGCCCTGCGCCAGGCGCCGGACGTGATCCTGATCGGGGAGATCCGCGACCGCGAAACCATGGAATACGCCATCCAGTTCGCGGAGACGGGCCATTTGTGCCTGTCCACCCTGCATGCCAACAGCGCCAATCAGGCTTTGGACCGCATCATCAACTTCTTCCCCGAGGAGAAACGGGATCAGTTGCTGATGGACCTCTCCTTAAACCTCAAGGCCTTCGTTTCCCAGCGGCTGATTCCGCGCCGGGAAGGCAAGGGGCGCGTGGCAGCGGTGGAAATCATGCTCAACTCGCCCTTGATCTCCGACCTCATCTTCAAGGGGCAGGTGCACGAAATCAAGGAAGTCATGGCCAAATCCCGCGAGATTGGCATGCAGACCTTCGACCAGCACCTCTTCGAGCTTTACGAGGCGGGCCTCATCAGCTACGAGGATGCGCTGCGCAACGCCGATTCGGTCAACGACCTGCGCCTGCAGATCAAGCTCCACGGCCAGGAGGCCAAGGAGCGGGACATCATGTCCAACATCAACCACCTGGACATCATCTGAGGGCGTCAGGGAGTGGCCCGCCGCCGGTTACTGCCCGCAACCAGGCGGATTTCGTAGAGGCGGCACTCCAGCGGGCCGTTGTAGAGCGGGATGCGGCGGGAGGGGGTAAGGCGCATGAGCTGGGGCATGCGGCGATCGGCGGTGAAGAACCAGGCCGTCCAGCCGGCGAACCGCTGTTTGAGCACGCTGGCGAGCCTGGGATAAAACGCCGCCAGGGCCTGGGCCTCCCCCATGCGCTCGCCATAGGGCGGGTTGGTCACCAATAGCCCGCTCGCCGCGGGCGGGTGGCAGTCGAGCACATCCTCCTGTTTCACTTCCACGCTTCCGGCAAGCCCGGCTTCGACGAGGTTTGCCTGCGCATGGCGCACTGCGGCGGCATCGCGATCAGCCCCCCAGATGGGTAAGCGCTCCGGCGCTTTTGCCGCCGTGCGGGCTTCCTCCTGCATCCTTTGCCATGAGGCGGCATCGAAATTGCGCAGGCGTTCGAAGGCAAAGCGGCGGCCCAGCCCGGGGGCGATGTCGAGGGCGATCAAGGCAGCCTCGATGAGGAAAGTGCCGCTGCCACACATGGGGTCGAAGAGGGGCACGCCGGGCTGCCAGCCGGCAAGGTGCAGGATGCCGGCGGCCAGATTCTCCCGCAGGGGCGCCTCGCCCTTGGACTTGCGCCAGCCTCGCTTGAACAGCGCCTCGCCCGAGGTGTCGAGATAAAGACTCAGCCGCGCCTCGTCGAGGAAGGCGTGGATGCGCACCTCCGGCGCCTTTGTATCGACGCTGGGCCGCGCCTGGCAGACCGCGCGGAAGTGGTCGCACACCGCATCCTTGATGCGCAGGGCCACGAAGTGGAGGCTGCGCAAAGGACAGTGGCGGCCGACCGTGGCGACGGCGAAAGTCTGGGTGACGGTGAACAGGGATGACCAGGGGACGTCGCCTGCCACACGGTAGATGTCATCCTCGCTGCGGTAGGGGGCGGTGGCGATGCGCCAGAGGACGCGGCCGGCGATGCGGCTTTGCAGATTGATGCGGTAGCAGAGGGGGAAGGGGCCGGCAAAACCGACGCCCCCCGGCGTGGGTTCGACAGCGGTCGCGCCAAGCCCTCTGAGCTCTGCGGCCAGCACCTCCTCCAGCCCCCGGGGGCAGGTGGCAAAAAAATTTTCCAGCGTGTCCATCTAGAAGGGTTTGACCACCACCAGGATCACCACGCTGATGAGGATCACCACCGGAAACTCGTTGAACCAGCGATACCAGACGTGACTGTGGCGGTTGGCGTCGTTGCGGAAATCCCGCAGAAGTCTGCCGCACCAGAGGTGATAGAGGATGAGCACGACGACGAGCGCCAGCTTCGCGTACAGCCAGCGGCCCTCGATGCCATAACCGAGCCACAGCCACAAGCCGAAAAGCACGGTGAGGACGGCGCCCGGCGTCATGATGCCGTAGTAGAGCTTGCGTTCCATGATCTTGAAGCGGGCAATGGAAGGCGCATCCTCGCTCATGGCGTGATAGACGAAAAGCCGCGGCAGGTAGAACAGGCCGGCAAACCAGGTGACCATGAAGATGATATGGAACGCCTTGACCCAGAGCATCGTTCACTCCCGAAAAGGCGCATCATACCGCAGCGCCTTGAGCCTCGGGGGAGGGTGCGCAGCCCATTACCAGACCCGCCGGTGCCCAACTTGGGCTTCTGCTGTCTGTCAAACGGGGATCACCGGTCAGCGCGTCTTTCCCGTTTCGTCTATCGTATTCGTTTAAACTTGCAGGACCGCATTTCGGGGAAAGGTCCCTTGGATTGGAAAGCCTTTTACAGACGCCACAACGGCAAGCTGGTGCCTTTGCTCCTGGTGGGGCTCATCGTCTATCTCTGGTTCCGGCCGCCGGCGTGGGTGGAGACGGTGAGTGGGGAACCGGCGCCGGTGCGCTTCACCACCCTCGATGGCGCGGTGCACGCGCTTGCCGATTTGCGGGGCAAGGTGGTGCTGGTCAATTTCTGGGCCACGTGGTGTCCCTACTGCCGCCACGAGATGCCCGCCATGGAGCGCTTCTATCGGGATCACCGCCAGCGGGGCTTCGAGATCGTCGCCTTCAGTGTGGATGAGGACCCGGGGCGGGTGGCGGCGTTCATGCGGGAGCATGGTTACACCTTTCCCGCCGCCATGGCCGATGTGGCGATCCAGCAGGCTTTCGGGGGTGTAAGCCGCCTGCCCACCTCCTACATCCTCGATCGGGAGGGGCGCTTGCGGCACAAGGTGCACGGCCAGGTGCATTACGGCCGTTTGCGCGCCCTGGTGGAGCCCCTGCTGTGAGCGGGGCATGCCGCCGGTCGCCGCGGTGAGGCGGCATGCTTTCCCTTGCGGGGCTTTTCCTTACGGCTTTTCTTTCCTCCACCGTGCTGCCGGGGCAGTCGGAAGCGGCGTTGTTCGCCTTTCTGCGTTTTCACCCCGACCGCGCGGCGCTGGCCCTTGCCGTGGCGACCGCGGGCAATACCCTGGGCGGCATGACCTCCTATCTGATGGGGCGGCTTTTGCCCTCGCGCGCCCCGGAAGGGCGGGCGCTTGCCTGGGTCCGCCGCTTTGGAAGCCTTGCTCTCCTCTTTGCCTGGTTGCCGGTGGTGGGCGATGCCCTGCCCCTCGCCGCCGGATGGTTGCGCCTCAATGCCTGGCTTTGTGCCCTCTTCATGGCAGCGGGCAAGCTGGCGCGTTATGGGGTGGTGGCCTGGGCGGCGGGATTTTGATGGCGGCGGCAAGCCCCGCGCCTTGAGCGGCGAGCTGCGGGGCGGGTGCTAAAATGCCGCTTTGCCCGATGCCGCCATGACCACCCGCCTGCGGGAAATCCCCTACAACTATACGTCTTTTTCCGACCGGGAAATCGTCATCCGTTTCCTGGGGGAAGAGATGTGGCAGGTGCTCGATGCCCTGCGCAGCGAGCGCCGCACCGGCCGCTCCGCACGCATGCTCTTCGAGGTGCTGGGCGACCTCTGGGTGGTCTCCCGCAATCCCTATCTGCAGGATGATCTGCTCGCCAACCGCCGCCGGCGGGAGGCGCTGATCGGCGCCCTGCGTCACCGTCTGCGGGAAATCGAAGCGCGCCGCCAGGGTAACGAGCAGGTGGCGCGGCTGCTTGCCGCCGCCAGCCAGGCGGTGGATGCCTTCGCGGCGGAATTCGAACACACCCGCCTTCTGCGGGCGCGGGTACTGAAGAAACTTTCCCCCCTCACCCGCCGCGACAACATCGCCTTCGATCCCATGAGCCGGGTCTCCCATGTCACCGACGCCACCGACTGGCGGGTGGAATACCCCTTCGTCGTGCTCACGCCGGACAGTGAGGAGGAGGTGGCGCCGCTGGTGCGGGCACTGATCGAGTTGGGACTCACCATCATCCCCCGCGGGGGCGGCACCGGTTACACCGGCGGCGCGGTGCCCCTCACCAAGCTTTCGGCGGTCATCAATACGGAAAAGCTGGATACCCTCGGCAGCGTGGAAAGGGTCATGCTGCCCGGTGTGGCGACGCCCGTGCCGGTCATCCGTTGCGGTGCCGGTGTGGTGACGCGGCGGGTGATGGAGGCGGCGGAGGCGGCGGGACTCGTCTTCGCCGTGGACCCCACCTCCGCCGATGCCTCCTGCATCGGCGGCAACGTGGCGATGAACGCCGGCGGCAAGAAAGCGGTGCTGTGGGGCACGGCCATCGACAATCTCGCCTCCTGGCGCATGGTGGACCCGCAGGGGCGGTGGCTCACCGTGGAGCGTCTGGACCATAACCTGGGCAAGATTCACGAAGTCGAGGTGGCGCGCTTCCGCATCACCCGCCATGGGGCGGACGGCCAGGGGGTGGAAAGCCAGGAGGTGCTGGAAATTCCCGGGCGCGCCTTCCGCAGGGCGGGATTGGGCAAGGACGTCACCGACAAATTCCTCGCCGGTCTGCCGGGCATCCAGAAGGAAGGCTGCGACGGCATCATCACCTCCGCCACCTTCATCCTGCATCGCATGCCGGCCTTCGGCCGCACCGTCTGCCTGGAATTTTTCGGCCAGGTGCACGAGGCCGTGCCGGCCATCGTCGAGATCAAAGATTATCTTGACCGGCATCCCCAGGCGCGGCTGGCGGGGCTGGAACACCTGGATGCGCGCTATGTGAAGGCGGTGGGGTATGCGACCAAGGCCAACCGCCCGCAACGTCCCAACATGGTGCTGCTTGCCGACATCGTTTCCGATGACGAGCAGGCAGTGGGGGAGGCGGCCTCCCACATCGTGCGTCTGGCCAATGCCCGCGGGGGCGAAGGCTTCATCGCCGCAAGCCCGGAGGCCCGGCGCACCTTCTGGCTGGACCGGGCGCGTACCGCCGCCATCGCCGCCCATACCAATGCCTTCAAGATCAACGAGGACGTGGTGATTCCGCTGGCGCGTCTGGCGGACTATAGCGATGGCATCGAGCGCATCAATATCGAGCTTTCCATCGCCAACAAGCTTCTGCTCCTCGACGAGCTGGAAAGCTTTTTCCGCGGCGATTTGCCCATGAGCCGCGATGAGGACGCCTTCGCCGATCCCGAGCTCACCGAGACCCGCCGCCACCGCGCCCTCGATCTCATCCATTCGGTGCGGCGCCGCTGGCAGTGGTTGCGGGATCATCTCGACGCCCCGCTGGCGGACTACGCCGCGGCCTTCGCCCACCTCTCTGATGCCCGGGGAGCAACGGCGCCCACGGTGTTCCGCGCCCTGCAGGATCACAGTCTGCGTGTGTCGTGGAAGCGGGAGGTGCGAGCGCCGCTGGCGGAGCTTTTCACCGGGCGGGGTTTCCGCCTCATCCTCGAGCGCTGCGACGAAATCCACCGGCAGGTGCTGCGGCGGCGGGTGTTCGTTGCCCTGCACATGCATGCCGGCGACGGCAATGTCCATACCAACATTCCCGTCAACTCGGACGATTACGAAATGCTGGCCACCGCCAACCGGGCGGTGGAGCGCATCATGGCCCTCGCCAAGGCGCTGGGCGGGGTGGTGTCGGGGGAACACGGCATCGGCATCACCAAGCTGCAGTTCCTCGAGCCGGCGCAGCTTTCCGCCTTCGCCGAATACAAACGGCGGGTGGACCCGGCGGGTCATTTCAACCAGGGCAAACTTCTGCCCGGTGCCGACCTGCGCAACGCCTACACGCCCAGCTTCAATCTCCTGGAAGTGGAATCGCTGATCATGGAACAGTCGGAGGTGGGGCGTATCGCCGATTCCATCAAGGACTGCCTCCGTTGCGGCAAATGCAAGCCGGTGTGCAATACCCATGTGCCGCGGGCCAATCTCCTCTACAGCCCCCGCAACAAGATTCTCGCCACCTCGCTGCTCATCGAAGCATTTCTCTACGAGGAGCAGACACGCCGCGGCGTTTCCCTGCGCCACTTCGAGGAATTCAACGACGTGGCCGACCATTGCACCATCTGCCACAAATGCGCCAACCCCTGCCCGGTGGACATCGACTTCGGCGATGTATCCATCGCCATGCGCAACTTCCTCCGCCATCAGGGGCAGAAGCGCTTCAACGCCGGCACCTGGGCGTCCATGCTCTTCCTCAACGTCACCGATCCGGCCACCCTGCATCTTTTGCGCAAGGCCCTCATCGAGTGGGGTTACCGCGCCCAGCGTCTTGCCCACACCCTCGTGCGGCGGCTCGGCCTTCTGCCCGGGGAGAAACGGCCGCGGGCCACCGTAGGCTCGCCGCCTGTGCCTGCCCAGGTGGTGCATTTCATCAACAAGCCGCTGCCCGCCGAAGTGCCGCGGCGCACGGCGCGATCACTGCTCGGTCTCACCGATCCCGGCATCGTGCCGGTGATCCGCGATCCGGCGCGGGCCCAGGAGGACCAGGAAGCGGTGTTCTACTTTCCGGGGTGCGGTTCGGAACGGCTGTTTTCCCAGGTGGGCTTGGCCACCCAGGCCATGCTGTGGCATGTGGGAGCCATCACCGTGCTGCCCCCAGGCTACCTGTGCTGCGGCTACCCACAGACGGCGGCCGGCTTCGAGGATCGCGGCCAGGCCATCAGCACCCGCAACCAGGTGCTCTTCCACCGGCTGGCCAACACCCTCAACTATCTGGACATCCGCACCGTCATCGTCTCCTGCGGCACCTGCATGGATCAGTTGCTGAAATATCAGTTCGAGAAAATCTTCCCCGGCTGCCGCCTACTGGACATTCACGAGTACCTCATGGAGAAGGGTGTGCGCCTGGACGGCATCAGCGGCCGGCATTACCTCTACCACGATCCCTGTCATACGCCCATGAAAACCCACCCACC from Burkholderiales bacterium includes:
- a CDS encoding DUF3683 domain-containing protein encodes the protein MTTRLREIPYNYTSFSDREIVIRFLGEEMWQVLDALRSERRTGRSARMLFEVLGDLWVVSRNPYLQDDLLANRRRREALIGALRHRLREIEARRQGNEQVARLLAAASQAVDAFAAEFEHTRLLRARVLKKLSPLTRRDNIAFDPMSRVSHVTDATDWRVEYPFVVLTPDSEEEVAPLVRALIELGLTIIPRGGGTGYTGGAVPLTKLSAVINTEKLDTLGSVERVMLPGVATPVPVIRCGAGVVTRRVMEAAEAAGLVFAVDPTSADASCIGGNVAMNAGGKKAVLWGTAIDNLASWRMVDPQGRWLTVERLDHNLGKIHEVEVARFRITRHGADGQGVESQEVLEIPGRAFRRAGLGKDVTDKFLAGLPGIQKEGCDGIITSATFILHRMPAFGRTVCLEFFGQVHEAVPAIVEIKDYLDRHPQARLAGLEHLDARYVKAVGYATKANRPQRPNMVLLADIVSDDEQAVGEAASHIVRLANARGGEGFIAASPEARRTFWLDRARTAAIAAHTNAFKINEDVVIPLARLADYSDGIERINIELSIANKLLLLDELESFFRGDLPMSRDEDAFADPELTETRRHRALDLIHSVRRRWQWLRDHLDAPLADYAAAFAHLSDARGATAPTVFRALQDHSLRVSWKREVRAPLAELFTGRGFRLILERCDEIHRQVLRRRVFVALHMHAGDGNVHTNIPVNSDDYEMLATANRAVERIMALAKALGGVVSGEHGIGITKLQFLEPAQLSAFAEYKRRVDPAGHFNQGKLLPGADLRNAYTPSFNLLEVESLIMEQSEVGRIADSIKDCLRCGKCKPVCNTHVPRANLLYSPRNKILATSLLIEAFLYEEQTRRGVSLRHFEEFNDVADHCTICHKCANPCPVDIDFGDVSIAMRNFLRHQGQKRFNAGTWASMLFLNVTDPATLHLLRKALIEWGYRAQRLAHTLVRRLGLLPGEKRPRATVGSPPVPAQVVHFINKPLPAEVPRRTARSLLGLTDPGIVPVIRDPARAQEDQEAVFYFPGCGSERLFSQVGLATQAMLWHVGAITVLPPGYLCCGYPQTAAGFEDRGQAISTRNQVLFHRLANTLNYLDIRTVIVSCGTCMDQLLKYQFEKIFPGCRLLDIHEYLMEKGVRLDGISGRHYLYHDPCHTPMKTHPPLKVAQSLVGPRVRLSDRCCGEAGTLAASRPDIATQVRFRKEEELIAGREMIKAEEATAEIKVLTACPSCLQGLARYEEDTGLVADYLVVELARHILGENWMQDYIRRATAGGIERVLL
- a CDS encoding TlpA family protein disulfide reductase, translated to MDWKAFYRRHNGKLVPLLLVGLIVYLWFRPPAWVETVSGEPAPVRFTTLDGAVHALADLRGKVVLVNFWATWCPYCRHEMPAMERFYRDHRQRGFEIVAFSVDEDPGRVAAFMREHGYTFPAAMADVAIQQAFGGVSRLPTSYILDREGRLRHKVHGQVHYGRLRALVEPLL
- a CDS encoding DedA family protein; translated protein: MLSLAGLFLTAFLSSTVLPGQSEAALFAFLRFHPDRAALALAVATAGNTLGGMTSYLMGRLLPSRAPEGRALAWVRRFGSLALLFAWLPVVGDALPLAAGWLRLNAWLCALFMAAGKLARYGVVAWAAGF
- a CDS encoding PilT/PilU family type 4a pilus ATPase, which produces MEREQAQKFMHDLLRLMVSKKASDLFITAGFPPALKIDGRVVPVSNQTLTPQHTVELARAIMNDKQAYEFESTKECNFAISPPDIGRFRVNAFVQQGRTGMVLRTINSVIPTFEELGLPEVLKDVAMTKRGLVIFVGGTGSGKSTSLAAMVGYRNENSQGHIITIEDPIEYVHEHKKCIITQREVGVDTDDWFSALKNALRQAPDVILIGEIRDRETMEYAIQFAETGHLCLSTLHANSANQALDRIINFFPEEKRDQLLMDLSLNLKAFVSQRLIPRREGKGRVAAVEIMLNSPLISDLIFKGQVHEIKEVMAKSREIGMQTFDQHLFELYEAGLISYEDALRNADSVNDLRLQIKLHGQEAKERDIMSNINHLDII
- a CDS encoding methyltransferase, with the protein product MDTLENFFATCPRGLEEVLAAELRGLGATAVEPTPGGVGFAGPFPLCYRINLQSRIAGRVLWRIATAPYRSEDDIYRVAGDVPWSSLFTVTQTFAVATVGRHCPLRSLHFVALRIKDAVCDHFRAVCQARPSVDTKAPEVRIHAFLDEARLSLYLDTSGEALFKRGWRKSKGEAPLRENLAAGILHLAGWQPGVPLFDPMCGSGTFLIEAALIALDIAPGLGRRFAFERLRNFDAASWQRMQEEARTAAKAPERLPIWGADRDAAAVRHAQANLVEAGLAGSVEVKQEDVLDCHPPAASGLLVTNPPYGERMGEAQALAAFYPRLASVLKQRFAGWTAWFFTADRRMPQLMRLTPSRRIPLYNGPLECRLYEIRLVAGSNRRRATP
- the hemJ gene encoding protoporphyrinogen oxidase HemJ, yielding MLWVKAFHIIFMVTWFAGLFYLPRLFVYHAMSEDAPSIARFKIMERKLYYGIMTPGAVLTVLFGLWLWLGYGIEGRWLYAKLALVVVLILYHLWCGRLLRDFRNDANRHSHVWYRWFNEFPVVILISVVILVVVKPF